The Sporosarcina sp. Te-1 DNA window GCGCCTGATCCACATGTCGCGCACCGACCAAGCCGATTTCTTCCTCGACAGTCGCGATATATTTCACTGTTCCGTTAAAGCGCATTGTTCGCAGATAACGAGCGATATGCAATAACACCGCAATTCCCGCACGATCATCCGCTCCAAGGATGCCTCTACTGCTCCGCCAAATACCATCTTCCTTGATAATCGTGCGCTCTGGCAAAAGTTCCTCATAGACATCTAAATGTGAATTCAGCAAAATAACAGGTCCTCTTCCAGATCCATATGTTGCCTTCGCAATCAAATTACCCGATGAATCCGTATAACATTCATCCACAAGTGGAGCCAGCTCGCGAGCGACATAGTTCCGAACTTTTCCTTCACGGCCGCTGCTTCCTGGGATAGAAAGCAACCGTGCTAGCTCCGCCTGAAACAACCCCTCCTCGATTGTTTCCTCACTGTAAAGTGATTCCATTTCGACCTGTGCTAGTCGTTCTGCCAAGTCTAACATTTGCTTGCGGTCACCTAAAAATGTGACAGTATCATGGAATCGTCCTGTATTCCGAAAACGGCACGGAAAACCAAGTGCTTGCAGCAAGCTGGTCAGCCGCTCTCCTTCCCCCGGTTTCACGCAGACATACGGCTTTCGCTTGTTATGGCCGTCGCATGAATAGTTGGTTGTAAATGAAAGCCGATTCAACTGTCTGACAACACCGCTCACATAGACATCGAGCTCATACAGGAAAATCGGGCGCTTCTCTGTATAGTCGCCGGACATTTCCGTAAGTCCCCTTCCCTCGCTATCCACAATGGCCAACCAGGCCGCTTCACTGATCGGTGATCCATAAATAGTAAGGTGATTCTTTGCAGCACAAATGTGGTAGTCTACCTTTGCCTGCGCAAGACAGGTGCACAGATACTGAATGTTTTCATCGGTCTCATGGAGAAGGGAGAAATGAAGCCCTTCTCCATATTCAGCTCCCGTTACAGTCTCCAAATTCCAGCCGTGGCGCATCCATACACGCTTCCAAGTCATGTTCTTTTCCATATACAACAGCTCCCTTTTGGTGATGACTGCAGTATATAAAAAACGTGATGACAGCCCTGTCATCACGTCACATGTAGTCCGCCAGTTGTACAACCAGATACGGCAGCACGTCACTTTTATAGTAATACGAGCCCTCTCGCTCTCGCACCTGATCTCTTGGCAAGGTGCCAATCACATCGGCAGTGAGCGGAAGCACACTCAATTTTCGACGTAGCCTTCGGATTTTTTGCGCATAGGCATTCGACCGTGGCCGCCCATTAAACGACTCAATGGCATCGTCCAGCAGCAGTCCACGCGACTGACTGGAACGAGTCATCAAATCACGAAGCAGTTCCCATTCTTGCCGGGAAATAGCCACACTTTTCTTACCGAACCGGACAAATGCTTCGCGGTCTGTCAGATCAAGGAGTAGGTGGCTGTCACGAGTGTTCTCTAGCAAATGATCGTATTCTTCCCTGGAACATGTTCGCTCTCCCGAGGCATCCAGCACCTGGACTTCCTGCAGGGTAAGCAATTCCGTCGTATCGGTGATGAGCTTATATAGATGGGGCAGTGGCGATTGATCAATTGCTCTTTCCTCAACTTCACCACTTTGTTTATACGCTACAATTTCCTCATAGGACGCAGCCGCAATAAACAGAGCACTATTCGTCTTATAGAGTTGAGCATGGTACATCTGCTGATCGGACAATTGATGGCGATGATCAGGATACTGACTCTGATAAAGGAGCGCTTGTTCAAACTGCTGGATCGCTGCTGAATAGTCCTTTTCTTTATACGCCAAAAAACCAAGTCGATAATGGGCGAGTGGAAGCATCCTCTCATAGCGCAATGCTTTTTGAAGTGACCGCTTCGCCGAAACATCGTCTTTCCGATACTCTGTCTTTAAATAAGAGCCGTAGTTGATAAGATGATCTACTAGGCGGGTTTGCAGTTGTCTATGTTGAATGGCATACCTT harbors:
- a CDS encoding M20/M25/M40 family metallo-hydrolase codes for the protein MEKNMTWKRVWMRHGWNLETVTGAEYGEGLHFSLLHETDENIQYLCTCLAQAKVDYHICAAKNHLTIYGSPISEAAWLAIVDSEGRGLTEMSGDYTEKRPIFLYELDVYVSGVVRQLNRLSFTTNYSCDGHNKRKPYVCVKPGEGERLTSLLQALGFPCRFRNTGRFHDTVTFLGDRKQMLDLAERLAQVEMESLYSEETIEEGLFQAELARLLSIPGSSGREGKVRNYVARELAPLVDECYTDSSGNLIAKATYGSGRGPVILLNSHLDVYEELLPERTIIKEDGIWRSSRGILGADDRAGIAVLLHIARYLRTMRFNGTVKYIATVEEEIGLVGARHVDQALLQDIDMAFVLDRRGSGDIVTSCGGYEPFCTEVFGRTLEEIANMSEAGEWVCTAGGSSDTRIWASAGIQCVNLSVGYGNEHTHEEWLDVKACYGTVKLLKAVFANMRALLPVVRRERRSNWGRHSQIES